A stretch of the Vigna radiata var. radiata cultivar VC1973A chromosome 7, Vradiata_ver6, whole genome shotgun sequence genome encodes the following:
- the LOC106766752 gene encoding probable glutathione S-transferase: MGSGSSEVRVLGKWASPFSNRVELALKLKGVTYEYSEEDLANKSDDLLRYNPVHKKVPILVHNGNPLAESLIIVEYIDETWNNNPLLPQHPYERALARFWAKTLDDKILPALWNACWSDEKGREKATEEAIEALEILQEALKEKRFFGGESIGLVDVAANFIGYWVEILQEIAGLKLLTLEKFPKLYKWSQEFVNHPVIKEGLPPRDQLFAFFKASAKK; the protein is encoded by the exons ATGGGTTCAGGGAGCTCGGAAGTTAGGGTTTTGGGGAAGTGGGCGAGCCCATTTTCCAACAGGGTTGAGCTTGCTCTGAAGCTGAAGGGAGTAACATACGAATACTCCGAGGAAGATCTCGCCAACAAGAGCGATGACCTACTCAGGTACAACCCTGTTCACAAGAAGGTTCCTATTCTTGTCCACAATGGAAATCCTTTAGCTGAGTCGCTTATTATTGTTGAATACATCGATGAGACTTGGAATAATAACCCCCTTTTGCCTCAACACCCTTACGAGAGAGCCTTGGCACGTTTCTGGGCTAAGACCTTAGATGACAAG attttgccTGCATTATGGAATGCGTGCTGGAGTGATGAGAAGGGGCGAGAGAAGGCAACGGAGGAAGCCATTGAAGCTTTGGAGATCCTGCAGGAAGCACTGAAGGAGAAGAGGTTCTTTGGAGGAGAGAGCATAGGATTGGTAGATGTTGCAGCTAATTTCATTGGATATTGGGTTGAAATATTGCAAGAAATTGCAGGGTTGAAATTGCTTACCCTTGAAAAATTTCCAAAGTTATATAAATGGAGCCAAGAGTTTGTGAATCACCCTGTCATCAAAGAGGGTCTGCCTCCCAGAGATCAATTGTTTGCTTTCTTCAAAGCTTCTGCAAAGAAATAG
- the LOC106766038 gene encoding protein argonaute 2-like: protein MERGRGSYGGRSSYRGRGSYHGRDSGTYQGRDSGSYGIGEGNAGHYTSDDRYGNTGRSSYGGRRGRFYQHPQLSGSNEHRSPSQPQPQERWQRKLNPSSPGESSKPHASQPRPETETETGIESEKRTSQNPDVGSLRISEEKAESIRPMRRPDKGGKIAAKRNTLEVNHFLVEFDEKRVIFHYDVDVKAKAPSTNNRPQKISKFLLSSIRDKLFADHALPTSAYDGDKSIFSSERLKEGTFDVEVVKGGEARTLCYSVTLTLVKDLELRKLRDYLSGKVPGTPADVLQGLNLVGKENPSKQCDTVGCCFFPKNHPISPEDSKGIIATGGFQQSLKTTSQGLSLCVDFSVLSYFGEEKPVLKFLHEQIENFDLRKFPKFKKKVEDLLVGLKVKVTHRTTKQKYTITKLTPMVTSKIRFPVLDTEGRNPAGECSLIDYFCRKHKVEIQHTEIPALDFGGNKMNYVPMELCILIKDQRCPKENLLNTDAGNVLRRMSLASAGERRSKICTIVKSEEGPCGGGVMDSFGMRVDTSMTKVTGRVIQPPELKIANPKGGIISMTLEVGKPQWNLKGGSMVEGKPLKCWGILYFADSKCQFKSEQFIKNLRKKCGLLGIRMEKPACSQEFPMSTLRRYDSLCELLQNIDDQVQKECEQRLQILLCVMADKDSGYKSLKLIAETKVGVVTQCCLRCHANDAKDHFLTNLAFKMNAKIGGSNVELMNRLPNFEGESHVMFIGADVNHPPSRDTNSPSIAAVVATVNWPAANRYATRVCAQGHRVEKILNFGRICLELVSYYNKVNKVWPEKIVIFRDGVSESQFNMVLTEELQDLKSVFGDSNHLPTITLIVAQKRHQTRFFVKGKSFNVLPGTVVDTEVVHPYEFDFYLFSHKGISGTSKPTHYHVLWDEHKFTSDDLQKLIYEMCFTFAKCTGPVSLVPPVYYADLAAYRGRVYYEAMNEAKSDRSATTGSSSSSVSSALNDEGCYKLHPDVENLMFFI from the exons ATGGAAAGAGGCAGAGGCAGTTACGGTGGCCGTAGCAGTTACCGCGGCCGTGGCAGTTACCACGGTCGTGACAGTGGCACTTACCAAGGCCGTGACAGTGGCAGTTATGGTATCGGTGAGGGCAATGCTGGCCACTACACTTCTGATGATCGATACGGCAACACTGGTCGTAGCAGTTACGGTGGCCGTAGAGGAAGGTTCTACCAACATCCCCAGTTAAGTGGTAGCAATGAACACAGGTCTCCTTCTCAACCACAGCCACAAGAACGGTGGCAACGGAAGTTAAATCCTTCTTCCCCTGGTGAATCTTCAAAACCGCATGCTTCTCAACCTCGACCTGAAACTGAAACTGAAACTGgaattgaatctgaaaaacGGACAAGTCAAAATCCAG ACGTAGGATCTTTGAGGATATCAGAGGAAAAAGCAGAGAGCATCAGACCAATGCGTAGGCCTGACAAAGGAGGAAAAATAGCAGCTAAGAGAAACACCCTTGAGGTGAACCATTTCCTTGTTGAGTTTGATGAAAAGAGAGTAATATTCCACTATGACGTGGATGTGAAGGCCAAGGCTCCGTCCACCAACAACCGGCCTCAGAAGATTTCCAAGTTTCTTCTGTCGTCGATTCGGGATAAGCTGTTTGCCGATCACGCGTTGCCGACTTCGGCGTACGACGGCGACAAGAGCATATTCAGCTCGGAGCGCTTGAAGGAAGGAACCTTCGATGTGGAGGTGGTGAAAGGTGGGGAAGCAAGAACGCTTTGCTATTCGGTCACTCTTACACTTGTGAAGGACCTTGAACTCCGCAAGCTGAGAGATTACTTGAGTGGAAAGGTTCCTGGAACTCCTGCAGATGTTTTACAGGGCTTGAATTTGGTGGGGAAGGAGAATCCCAGTAAGCAGTGTGATACGGTTGGGTGCTGCTTCTTCCCCAAGAATCATCCCATAAGTCCGGAAGACTCTAAAGGGATAATTGCAACTGGAGGATTTCAGCAGAGTCTTAAGACCACTTCTCAGGGCTTGTCCTTGTGCGTCGACTTTTCCGTTCTGTCGTATTTTGGGGAGGAGAAACCGGTGTTGAAGTTTCTGCACGAACAGATTGAGAATTTCGATTTGAGGAAGTTTCCCAAGTTCAAGAAAAAAGTTGAGGATTTACTTGTCGGGTTGAAAGTTAAGGTAACCCACCGGACGACGAAGCAGAAATACACTATTACAAAGTTGACACCCATGGTTACGAGCAAGATCAGATTCCCTGTTTTGGACACTGAGGGACGGAATCCAGCAGGGGAATGTAGTCTAATTGATTACTTTTGCAGGAAGCATAAGGTGGAGATTCAACACACGGAAATTCCTGCCTTGGATTTTGGAGGCAACAAGATGAATTATGTGCCCATGGAGTTATGCATCTTGATCAAGGATCAAAGATGCCCCAAAGAGAATTTACTGAATACAGATGCTGGCAATGTGTTGAGAAGAATGTCACTGGCTTCTGCAGGAGAAAGGAGAAGTAAAATATGCACTATAGTGAAATCAGAGGAAGGACCGTGTGG AGGTGGTGTTATGGATAGTTTTGGCATGCGTGTGGACACTTCCATGACAAAAGTGACAGGACGCGTAATTCAGCCCCCAGAATTGAAGATAGCTAATCCAAAGGGTGGGATTATTAGTATGACACTGGAAGTGGGGAAACCTCAGTGGAATCTGAAGGGAGGATCAATGGTGGAAGGCAAGCCGCTTAAGTGTTGGGGCATTCTTTATTTTGCTGATTCCAAGTGCCAATTTAAAAGCGAACAGTTCATTAAAAATCTTCGTAAGAAGTGCGGATTACTCGGCATTAGAATGGAGAAGCCAGCTTGTTCTCAAGAATTTCCTATGTCGACTCTTCGCAGATACGATTCGCTGTGTGAGTTACTTCAAAACATTGATGATCAGGTTCAAAAGGAATGTGAACAACGGCTGCAGATTCTTCTTTGTGTGATGGCCGATAAAGATTCAGGTTACAAGAGCCTAAAATTGATCGCTGAGACCAAGGTTGGGGTGGTGACACAATGCTGCTTACGTTGTCATGCTAATGATGCAAAGGATCACTTCCTTACAAATCTTGCCTTCAAGATGAATGCCAAAATTGGAGGTAGTAATGTTGAACTAATGAACAGGCTCCCAAACTTTGAAGGCGAAAGTCATGTTATGTTCATAGGGGCTGATGTTAACCATCCACCTTCCAGGGACACCAACAGTCCATCAATTGCTGCTGTAGTTGCCACTGTTAATTGGCCTGCTGCAAATCGCTATGCTACACGTGTTTGTGCTCAAGGTCACCGGGTTGAAAAAATTTTGAACTTTGGAAGAATTTGCCTTGAACTAGTTTCTTATTACAATAAGGTGAACAAAGTGTGGCCAGAAAAAATTGTTATCTTTCGAGATGGCGTGAGCGAAAGTCAATTTAACATGGTTCTGACGGAAGAGCTGCAAGATTTGAAATCAGTGTTTGGTGACTCAAATCACTTGCCAACGATCACTCTTATTGTTGCACAAAAGCGACATCAAACTCGATTTTTTGTGAAGGGTAAAAGTTTCAATGTGCTACCAGGAACAGTTGTAGACACAGAGGTGGTACATCCTTATGAATTTGACTTCTACCTTTTTAGTCACAAAGGGATATCGGGTACAAGCAAGCCCACTCATTATCATGTGTTATGGGATGAACACAAATTTACATCTGATGATTTGCAGAAACTTATATACGAAATGTGCTTTACCTTTGCAAAGTGCACTGGACCAGTATCTTTAGTTCCTCCAGTTTACTATGCTGATCTAGCTGCATACAGAGGCCGGGTATACTACGAAGCAATGAATGAAGCCAAATCTGATCGCTCTGCCACTACtggatcttcttcttcctcagtTTCTTCTGCTTTAAATGATGAAGGCTGTTACAAGTTGCACCCTGACGTGGAAAACCTTATGTTCTTCATTTGA